One region of Oryza sativa Japonica Group chromosome 10, ASM3414082v1 genomic DNA includes:
- the LOC4348335 gene encoding uncharacterized protein: MEGDTLLADIQLALPNRCYLLPSGMHKSNTSSCPTITCEEALKRELEYRQKIERSHPHLLVGLNGSPALLNEVGSGSSPDLSMRNSAHDSYMPSPQACFVGSTVQRPPANWYPSKKKLKVLQHPSQALQAPRPNLIPSFWCKICKVDCVTEFNFGAHIGGKKHKAKKLEILGNRNNARPATGNQCTGNRNPRPNGNAGSGSRNNEPNVFNSNIAQPSSDTFSGSQTNGTIGNPHKEMSSDGDGISNSKLEQNC; the protein is encoded by the exons ATGGAAGGGGATACTTTGTTAGCTGACATACAACTGGCACTTCCAAATAGGTGCTATTTGTTACCTTCAGGCATGCACAAATCTAATACATCATCATGTCCTACTATCACATGTGAAGAAGCTCTTAAGAGGGAGTTGGAGTATCGGCAAAAAATTGAAAGGAGTCATCCACATCTGCTGGTTGGCCTTAATGGATCCCCTGCATTGCTGAAT gAGGTTGGATCTGGTTCATCACCTGATTTGTCAATGAGGAACTCAGCCCATGACAGCTATATGCCCTCACCACAGGCATGTTTTGTTGGTTCCACTGTACAAAGACCACCAGCAAATTGGTACCCCTcaaagaaaaagttgaaagttctaCAGCATCCTTCACAGGCTTTGCAGGCCCCCAGGCCAAATTTGATACCTTCCTTTTGGTGCAAAATTTGTAAGGTGGATTGTGTTACAGAATTTAATTTTGGTGCCCATATTGGAGGAAAAAAACACAAGGCAAAAAAGCTGGAGATTCTTGGTAATAGAAACAATGCAAGACCTGCCACTGGCAATCAATGTACAGGTAATAGAAATCCCAGACCAAATGGCAACGCAGGTTCTGGAAGCAGAAACAATGAACCAAATGTGTTTAATAGCAATATTGCCCAACCAAGCAGTGACACTTTCTCTGGAAGTCAAACCAACGGAACAATTGGAAAT CCTCACAAGGAAATGTCATCTGATGGTGATGGAATAAGCAATAGCAAACTAGAGCAAAAT TGCTGA
- the LOC4348336 gene encoding uncharacterized protein → METSCFLTSNASPVKSMVMPSPAGVVKARPHVLFGGRRAASSSVTTCCSYNGEGAAPAIDPDWRSFRAQLYFNEQYAKSVNPAVAAVRATATTPEPVKIGDKWAHPLVEPEKGCLLIATEKLDGSHIFERTVVLLLSAGVLGPVGVILNRPSLMSIKEAQAVFAETDIAGAFSGRPLFFGGPLEECFFLLGPRAAAAGDVVGRTGLFDEVMPGVHYGTRESVGCAAELVKRGVVGVRDFRFFDGFCGWEREQLRDEVRAGLWRVAACSPAVLGLATVVKGGLWEEVQGLVGERRVW, encoded by the exons ATGGAGACCTCGTGCTTCCTTACCTCCAATGCCTCGCCGGTGAAGAGCATGGtgatgccgtcgccggccggcgtcgtgAAGGCCAGGCCGCACGTGCTcttcggcggccggcgagcggcgagctCGTCGGTGACCACCT GCTGCAGCTACAacggcgagggcgcggcgccggcgatcgACCCGGACTGGCGGTCGTTCAGGGCGCAGCTCTACTTCAACGAGCAGTACGCGAAGAGCGTGaacccggcggtggcggcggtgagggcgacggcgacgacgccggaGCCGGTGAAGATCGGCGACAAGTGGGCGCACCCGCTAGTGGAGCCGGAGAAGGGGTGCCTGCTGATCGCGACGGAGAAGCTGGACGGGTCGCACATCTTCGAGCGCACGGTGGTCCTCCTCCTGTCCGCCGGCGTGCTGGGCCCCGTGGGCGTGATCCTGAACCGGCCGTCGCTGATGTCGATCAAGGAGGCGCAGGCGGTGTTCGCGGAGACGGACATCGCGGGGGCGTTCTCGGGGCGGCCGCTCTTCTTCGGTGGCCCGCTGGAGGAGTGCTTCTTCCTGCTggggccgcgggcggcggcggcgggggacgtGGTGGGGAGGACGGGGCTGTTCGACGAAGTGATGCCCGGGGTGCACTACGGGACGCGGGAGAGCGTGGGGTGCGCGGCGGAGCTGGTGAAGCGCGGCGTGGTCGGGGTGAGGGACTTCCGCTTCTTCGACGGCTTCTGCGGGTGGGAGAGGGAGCAGCTGCGCGACGAGGTGCGCGCGGGCTTGTGGCGCGTGGCGGCGTGCAGCCCCGCCGTGCTGGGCCTCGCCACCGTCGTCAAGGGCGGACTCTGGGAGGAGGTGCAGGGCCTCGTCGGAGAGAGGAGGGTGTGGTGA